A portion of the Cervus elaphus chromosome X, mCerEla1.1, whole genome shotgun sequence genome contains these proteins:
- the LOC122689841 gene encoding melanoma-associated antigen 10-like, protein MSELSKPEEDLQDPGEAQGPVEVPLLEAEVGESTSHLASYALGSSSANVEALPQEILDRMMANLLKFLLLKYRAKEPTSQAEMLNKVLRDNQEHFPMVFSEVSECLQLVFGVDMKEVDPAEHTYILVPTLGLTCDEMLSDGEGLPKAGFLVLVLSVIMRCGDPAPEEAVWEALSRMGVYVGREQCVFGEPRELLTQVWVQEGYLRYQQVPDSHPVCYEFLWGPRACVETSKWQVMAFMLRVNERPLRAFPFMSAEDAREEEWGPEPEQQPY, encoded by the coding sequence atgagtgagctcagcaaacccgaggaagaccttcaggacccaggcgaggcccagggccctgtcgaggtgccgctcttggaggctgaggtgggggagtccACATCCCACTTGGCCTCCTATGCCCTAGGATCCTCCTCCGCTAatgtggaggccttgccccaaGAAATTCTGGATAGAATGATGGCTAACCTGCTGAAGTTCCTGCTCCTCAAGTATCGAGCCAAGGAGCCGacctcccaggcggaaatgctgaataaggtcctcagggataaccaggagcacttTCCGATGGTCTTCAGCGAAGTTTCAGAgtgcctgcagctggtctttggCGTGGATATGAAGGAGGTGGACCCAGCGGAGCACACCTACATCTtggtccccaccctgggcctcacctgtgatgagatgctgagcgatggggagggcctgcccaaggccggcttcctggtgctggtcctcagcGTAATCATGCGGTGTGGAGACCCGGCCCCTGAGGAGGCGGTCTGGGAAGCACTCAGCAGGATGGGGGTGTATGTTGGGAGGGAGCAGTGTGTCTTTGGGGAGcccagggagctgctgacccaagtgtgggtgcaGGAGGGATACTTGaggtaccagcaggtgcctgacagccaccctgtttgctatgagttcctgtggggtccccgggcctgtgtggagaccagcaagtggcaagtcatggcGTTTATGCTCAGGGTCAATGAAAGGCCTTTGAGGGCATTCCCATTCATGTCTGCAGAGGATGCGAGGGAGGAGGAATgggggcctgagccagagcagcagccttATTGA